A stretch of Corallococcus macrosporus DNA encodes these proteins:
- a CDS encoding glycosyltransferase family 4 protein has translation MKPSTASPEAPRLVPPVRRVLMTADTVGGVWSYALELCRALCLRGVCVELATMGAPLSPAQWLEARALPGLTVHESTWKLEWMDAPWEDVRAAGEWLLALEARLSPDVVHLNGYCHGAWPFRAPVLVVAHSCVLSWWEAVKGEAAPAHCRRYREEVAKGLHAASVVVAPTQAMLDAIERHYGTVHTRDARAFPAARVIPNARCATRFPPSRKERFVLAAGRLWDEAKNLAALEAVAPGLPFPIHVAGDALHPEGNAVATTRSTRPLGHLAPPVLARWMARASVYALPARYEPFGLSALEAALAGCALVLGDIPSLREVWGDAAHFVPPNDSRELARALRFLMNHPRERTALAARGRERALTFTPDRMVEAYLDLYASLARRERRVS, from the coding sequence TTGAAGCCGTCGACAGCCAGCCCTGAGGCGCCACGGCTCGTGCCGCCGGTGCGCCGGGTGCTGATGACCGCCGACACGGTGGGCGGCGTCTGGTCCTACGCGCTGGAGTTGTGCCGCGCGCTCTGCCTGAGGGGCGTGTGCGTGGAGCTGGCCACGATGGGCGCGCCGCTGTCGCCCGCGCAGTGGCTGGAGGCCCGCGCGCTGCCCGGGCTCACGGTGCATGAGAGCACCTGGAAGCTGGAGTGGATGGACGCGCCCTGGGAGGACGTGCGCGCCGCCGGTGAGTGGCTGCTGGCATTGGAGGCCCGGCTGTCACCGGACGTGGTGCACCTCAACGGCTACTGCCACGGCGCATGGCCCTTCCGAGCGCCGGTGCTGGTGGTGGCGCACTCATGTGTCCTCTCCTGGTGGGAGGCGGTGAAGGGCGAAGCCGCGCCGGCCCACTGCCGCCGTTACCGCGAGGAGGTGGCGAAGGGGCTCCACGCGGCGTCCGTCGTGGTGGCGCCCACGCAGGCCATGCTCGATGCCATCGAGCGGCACTACGGCACCGTTCACACAAGGGATGCCCGCGCGTTCCCTGCCGCGCGGGTCATCCCGAACGCGCGGTGCGCGACGCGCTTCCCCCCGTCGCGCAAGGAGCGCTTCGTGCTCGCGGCGGGGCGGCTGTGGGACGAGGCCAAGAACCTGGCCGCGCTGGAGGCCGTCGCGCCCGGGTTGCCCTTTCCCATCCATGTCGCGGGTGACGCCCTGCACCCGGAAGGCAATGCCGTGGCGACGACGCGGAGCACCCGGCCCCTGGGCCACCTCGCGCCCCCCGTACTCGCGCGGTGGATGGCTCGCGCGTCCGTGTACGCGCTGCCCGCTCGCTACGAGCCCTTCGGCCTGTCCGCGCTGGAGGCCGCGCTCGCAGGCTGCGCGCTGGTGCTGGGAGACATCCCCAGCCTGCGCGAGGTGTGGGGCGACGCCGCGCACTTCGTGCCTCCGAATGATTCCCGTGAGCTGGCGCGGGCCCTGCGCTTCCTCATGAACCATCCGCGCGAACGCACGGCCCTGGCGGCGCGGGGCCGCGAGCGCGCGCTCACCTTCACTCCCGACCGGATGGTGGAGGCCTACCTGGACCTCTACGCAAGCCTCGCCCGGCGGGAGCGCCGAGTGTCCTGA
- a CDS encoding NAD-dependent epimerase/dehydratase family protein produces the protein MRAASSGEGTVVIFGGAGFIGSNVADHYLQEGRTVRVFDNVSRHGVEKNLRWLRERHGERLRIDIADTRDLFAVRRAVREASEVFHFAAQVAVTHSLQSPLHDFDVNARGTLHVLEALREMETPAQLVFTSTNKVYGGLPGLELAVRGQRYAPMDERTLAHGISETCPLDFESPYGCSKGAADQYVLDYARTFGLPTVVFRMSCIYGPRQFGTEDQGWVAHFLLRALGGEPLTLYGDGMQVRDILFVEDLVRAFRLAHQAMPRIQGRAFNIGGGPGQTVSLLELLALIQRRTGRAPRVGFEDWRSGDQRYYVSDTRAFMRATGWMPRVGVEEGMARLGGWLEELRGGRTRPVMGRGETLEAVDSQP, from the coding sequence ATGAGGGCCGCATCCAGCGGGGAGGGGACGGTCGTCATCTTCGGGGGCGCGGGCTTCATCGGCTCGAACGTGGCGGACCACTACCTTCAAGAAGGGCGCACGGTCCGCGTGTTCGACAACGTGTCGCGCCACGGCGTGGAGAAGAACCTGCGCTGGCTGCGCGAGCGCCACGGCGAGCGGCTGCGCATCGACATCGCGGACACGCGCGACCTGTTCGCGGTGCGCCGGGCCGTGCGCGAGGCGAGCGAGGTGTTCCACTTCGCCGCGCAGGTGGCGGTGACGCACAGCCTCCAGTCCCCGCTCCACGACTTCGACGTCAACGCGCGCGGCACGCTCCACGTCCTGGAGGCGCTGCGGGAGATGGAGACGCCCGCGCAGCTCGTCTTCACCTCCACCAACAAGGTGTATGGCGGGCTGCCGGGGCTGGAGCTCGCGGTCCGGGGGCAGCGCTACGCGCCCATGGATGAGCGCACGCTGGCGCACGGCATCAGCGAGACGTGCCCGCTCGACTTCGAGAGCCCGTATGGCTGTTCGAAGGGGGCTGCGGACCAGTACGTGCTGGACTACGCGCGCACCTTCGGGCTGCCCACGGTGGTGTTCCGGATGAGCTGCATCTACGGGCCCCGGCAGTTCGGCACGGAGGACCAGGGCTGGGTGGCGCACTTCCTCCTGCGGGCGCTGGGCGGCGAGCCGCTCACGCTCTACGGCGACGGCATGCAGGTGCGCGACATCCTCTTCGTGGAGGACCTGGTGCGCGCCTTCCGGCTGGCCCACCAGGCCATGCCGCGCATCCAGGGACGGGCCTTCAACATCGGCGGGGGACCGGGGCAGACGGTGAGCCTGCTGGAACTCCTGGCGCTCATCCAGCGGCGCACGGGCCGCGCGCCGCGCGTCGGCTTCGAGGACTGGCGCTCGGGCGATCAGCGCTACTACGTCTCCGACACGCGCGCCTTCATGCGGGCCACCGGGTGGATGCCCCGGGTGGGGGTGGAGGAGGGCATGGCGCGGCTGGGGGGCTGGCTGGAGGAACTGCGGGGCGGGCGGACGCGGCCGGTGATGGGGCGGGGGGAGACGCTTGAAGCCGTCGACAGCCAGCCCTGA
- a CDS encoding NAD-dependent epimerase/dehydratase family protein gives MGRKHILITGGAGFIGSHLADELLAHGHRVRALDSLVPQVHGPGRERPDYLSPEVELHVGDVRDAEAVHRALEGVDSVVHLAAAVGVGQSMYEVAHYTSVNNQGTAVLLQALIERPVERLVVASSMSVYGEGLCLTPDGRTVPGPERSLEQLQAGDWELRDAHGTRLTPVPTPEDKTPTLSSVYALSKFDQERLCLMVGRAYRIPTVGLRFFNVYGPRQALSNPYTGVLAIFASRLLNGNAPLLFEDGLQQRDFVNVHDVAQACRLALQVEGAAGQVLNVGSGKAVTVRDVARAVGEVMGLSRMRPAVTGKYRMGDIRHCFADITRARQVLGYSPRVGFQEGLLELSRWLVGQVAQDRAAEARAELDARGLTV, from the coding sequence ATGGGCCGCAAACACATCCTCATCACCGGGGGCGCGGGCTTCATCGGCTCGCACCTGGCGGACGAACTGCTCGCGCACGGGCACCGGGTGCGGGCGCTGGACTCCCTGGTGCCGCAGGTGCACGGCCCCGGACGTGAGCGCCCGGACTACCTGTCCCCGGAGGTGGAGCTCCACGTCGGGGACGTGCGCGACGCGGAGGCCGTGCACCGGGCGCTGGAGGGTGTGGACTCCGTCGTGCACCTGGCCGCGGCGGTGGGCGTGGGCCAGAGCATGTACGAGGTGGCCCACTACACGTCGGTGAACAACCAGGGCACCGCCGTGCTGCTCCAGGCCCTCATCGAGCGCCCCGTGGAGCGGCTGGTGGTGGCCTCCAGCATGAGCGTCTACGGCGAGGGGCTGTGCCTCACGCCGGACGGCCGCACCGTCCCGGGCCCGGAGCGTTCGCTGGAGCAGCTGCAGGCGGGGGACTGGGAGCTGCGCGACGCGCACGGCACGCGGCTCACCCCCGTGCCCACGCCAGAGGACAAGACGCCCACGCTGTCGAGCGTGTACGCGCTGTCGAAGTTCGACCAGGAGCGGCTGTGCCTGATGGTGGGCCGCGCGTACCGCATCCCCACCGTGGGCTTGCGCTTCTTCAACGTCTACGGCCCGCGCCAGGCGCTCTCCAACCCGTACACCGGCGTGCTGGCCATCTTCGCGTCGCGGCTGCTCAACGGGAACGCGCCGCTGCTCTTCGAGGACGGCCTGCAGCAGCGCGACTTCGTGAACGTGCACGACGTGGCGCAGGCCTGCCGGCTGGCGCTCCAGGTGGAGGGCGCGGCGGGCCAGGTGCTCAACGTGGGCAGCGGCAAGGCCGTCACCGTGCGCGACGTGGCGCGCGCGGTGGGCGAGGTGATGGGCCTGTCCCGGATGCGGCCGGCCGTGACGGGGAAGTACCGCATGGGCGACATCCGCCACTGCTTCGCGGACATCACCCGCGCGCGGCAGGTGCTGGGGTACTCGCCGCGCGTGGGGTTCCAGGAGGGACTGCTGGAGCTGTCGCGGTGGCTGGTGGGGCAGGTGGCCCAGGACCGGGCGGCGGAAGCTCGCGCGGAGCTGGATGCCCGGGGGCTCACCGTATGA
- a CDS encoding ABC transporter ATP-binding protein, which translates to MQNPPVPPASLSRAMAWLKPHRRAVVLILLLVLTGSALSALEPLVLKHIFDQLGAQGAARAVLLGVGGLVLMGLTREALASTASWLTWRTRIHVHYSLNEATVTRLHSLPLSFHREEGVGAIMTRLDRGMQGFVGAITELAFNVVPAAAYLLLSVIIMLRLDWRLALVALAFAPIPVLIARRAAPVQTRREQSLMDRWASIYARFNEVLSGIVTVKSCAMEEREKQRFLHGVREANAVVVRGVGYDAVVSGGQNVAVLVARVASIGMGALLVLKGEITTGTLVAFLGYIGGLFGPVQGLSGVYRTLRTASVAMRQVFSILDAQDHLGDAPDAREVTAVKGEVEFSDIHFAYPSAAGPSRPLLRGVDLKVRPGETIALVGPSGAGKTTLMSLLYRFYDPVQGTVRIDGQDVRSLKQMSLRRHIGVVLQDSLLFNESVRANIAYGRPEASQEEIEAAARAAHADVFIHRLPQGYDTVVGEKGSRLSAGERQRIAIARSLLKDPPILVLDEPTSALDAESEALVQEALGRLMKGRTTFAIAHRLSTVVDADRILVLQEGRIVEQGRHAELMRHDGYYASLVRRQTRGLLPDRPAEPASPLSA; encoded by the coding sequence ATGCAGAACCCTCCCGTCCCTCCCGCATCGCTGTCGCGCGCGATGGCCTGGCTCAAGCCCCACCGGCGCGCCGTCGTCCTCATCCTCCTGCTGGTGCTGACGGGCTCCGCGCTGAGCGCGCTGGAGCCGCTGGTGCTCAAGCACATCTTCGACCAGCTGGGCGCGCAGGGGGCCGCCCGGGCGGTGCTCCTCGGCGTCGGGGGCCTGGTGCTCATGGGCCTGACGCGCGAGGCGCTCGCCTCCACGGCGAGCTGGCTCACCTGGCGCACGCGCATCCACGTGCACTACTCGCTCAACGAGGCCACCGTCACGCGCCTGCACTCGCTGCCCCTGAGCTTCCACCGCGAGGAGGGCGTGGGCGCCATCATGACCCGGCTCGACCGCGGCATGCAGGGCTTCGTGGGCGCCATCACGGAGCTGGCCTTCAACGTCGTGCCCGCGGCGGCGTACCTGCTGCTCTCCGTCATCATCATGCTCCGGCTGGACTGGCGGCTGGCGCTGGTGGCGCTCGCGTTCGCGCCCATCCCCGTGCTCATCGCCCGCAGGGCCGCGCCCGTGCAGACGCGGCGCGAGCAGTCGCTGATGGACCGCTGGGCCAGCATCTACGCCCGCTTCAACGAAGTGCTCTCCGGCATCGTCACGGTGAAGAGCTGTGCCATGGAGGAGCGCGAGAAGCAGCGCTTCCTGCACGGCGTGCGCGAGGCCAACGCCGTCGTCGTCCGGGGCGTGGGCTACGACGCCGTGGTCAGCGGCGGCCAGAACGTCGCCGTGCTGGTGGCGCGCGTGGCATCCATTGGCATGGGCGCCCTGCTGGTGCTCAAGGGCGAAATCACCACCGGCACGCTGGTGGCGTTCCTGGGCTACATCGGCGGGCTGTTCGGTCCGGTGCAGGGCCTGAGCGGCGTGTACCGCACGCTGCGGACCGCGTCCGTGGCCATGCGCCAGGTCTTCTCCATCCTGGACGCGCAGGACCACCTGGGCGACGCGCCGGACGCGCGCGAGGTGACGGCCGTGAAGGGCGAGGTGGAGTTCTCCGACATCCACTTCGCCTACCCCTCCGCCGCGGGTCCCAGCCGGCCGCTCCTGCGCGGCGTGGACCTGAAGGTGCGGCCGGGAGAGACCATTGCCCTCGTGGGGCCCAGTGGCGCGGGCAAGACGACCCTGATGAGCCTGCTGTACCGCTTCTATGACCCCGTGCAGGGCACGGTGCGCATCGACGGGCAGGACGTGCGCTCGCTCAAGCAGATGTCGCTGCGCCGCCACATCGGCGTGGTGCTCCAGGACAGCCTGCTCTTCAACGAGAGCGTGCGCGCGAACATCGCCTATGGGCGGCCGGAGGCCTCGCAGGAGGAGATTGAAGCCGCCGCCCGCGCCGCGCACGCGGATGTCTTCATCCACCGGCTGCCGCAGGGCTACGACACCGTGGTGGGAGAGAAGGGCAGCCGCCTGTCCGCCGGCGAGCGCCAGCGCATCGCCATCGCGCGGTCGCTGCTCAAGGACCCGCCCATCCTGGTGCTGGACGAGCCCACCAGCGCGCTGGACGCGGAGAGCGAGGCGCTGGTGCAGGAGGCGCTGGGCCGCCTGATGAAGGGACGCACCACGTTCGCCATCGCGCACCGGCTGTCCACGGTGGTGGACGCGGACCGCATCCTGGTGCTCCAGGAGGGCCGAATCGTCGAGCAGGGACGGCACGCGGAGCTCATGCGCCACGACGGCTACTACGCGTCGCTCGTGCGCCGCCAGACGCGGGGCCTCTTGCCCGACCGCCCCGCGGAGCCTGCGTCGCCGCTGTCCGCCTGA
- a CDS encoding Gfo/Idh/MocA family protein, translating to MNALRQELKPRVGFLGVGWIGRNRMEAIVRSEQVQVVGLCDPSADATREALTLAPGAKCVGSLDALLDLGLDGLVIATPSAVHAEQSLLALERGVSVFCQKPLGRTASEVRRVVDAARAKDRLLGVDLSYRFTTGMRQLHERIQAGELGHVYAVNLVFHNAYGPDKAWFYDPRQAGGGCVMDLGIHLVDLALWTLGFPAVEAVSTRRFAQGRPLGSREEGVEDFASAQLLLGTGASVQLACSWKLPAGCDAVIEAAFYGTKGGAAFRNVDGSFYDFTADVFQGTRRERLCTPPDAWGGRAAVAWATRLAKGERFDVEAERLVDVATTLDRLYA from the coding sequence ATGAACGCCCTCCGGCAGGAGCTGAAGCCCCGGGTCGGCTTCCTGGGCGTGGGCTGGATCGGCCGCAACCGCATGGAGGCCATCGTGCGCTCCGAGCAGGTCCAGGTGGTGGGCCTCTGCGACCCCTCCGCTGATGCCACTCGCGAGGCCCTGACCCTGGCCCCCGGCGCGAAGTGCGTCGGGTCACTGGACGCGCTGCTCGACCTGGGGCTCGACGGGCTGGTCATCGCCACGCCCAGCGCGGTGCACGCGGAGCAGTCCCTGCTCGCGCTGGAGCGCGGCGTGTCCGTGTTCTGCCAGAAGCCCCTGGGCCGCACGGCCTCGGAGGTGCGCCGCGTGGTGGACGCCGCCCGCGCGAAGGACCGGCTCCTGGGCGTGGACTTGAGCTACCGCTTCACCACCGGCATGCGGCAACTCCACGAGCGCATCCAGGCGGGAGAACTGGGGCACGTCTACGCGGTGAACCTCGTGTTCCACAACGCGTACGGTCCGGACAAGGCGTGGTTCTACGACCCCCGGCAGGCGGGCGGCGGCTGCGTGATGGACCTGGGCATCCACCTGGTGGACCTGGCGCTGTGGACGCTCGGGTTTCCCGCCGTGGAGGCGGTGTCCACCCGGCGCTTCGCTCAAGGGCGGCCGCTCGGCTCACGCGAGGAGGGCGTGGAGGACTTCGCCTCCGCGCAGCTCTTGCTGGGCACGGGCGCTTCCGTGCAGCTCGCCTGCTCCTGGAAGCTGCCCGCCGGGTGCGACGCGGTCATCGAGGCGGCCTTCTACGGCACGAAGGGCGGCGCCGCGTTCCGCAACGTGGACGGCTCGTTCTACGACTTCACCGCGGACGTGTTCCAGGGCACCCGGCGCGAGCGGCTGTGCACTCCGCCTGATGCCTGGGGCGGACGGGCCGCCGTGGCGTGGGCCACCCGGCTGGCGAAGGGCGAGCGCTTCGACGTGGAGGCCGAGCGGCTCGTGGACGTGGCCACCACGCTGGACCGCCTCTACGCCTGA
- a CDS encoding MDR/zinc-dependent alcohol dehydrogenase-like family protein → MDGAAVVTMRAAVVGGPRGTRVERVARPEPGPGQVRVRMEGCGVCGSNLPVWEGREWFRYPLAPGAPGHEGWGVVDALGPDVSGLKPGDRVAMLSSSAFAEYDLADAASTVVLPPSLAGKPFPGEPLGCAMNIFRRSDIQPGQTVAIIGIGFLGAVVTRLAANAGARVIAITRRPWALELARGYGATECIPMDDHHRIIARVKALTGDALCDRVIEAVGEQWPLDLAAELTRERGKLVIAGYHQDGPRQVNLQLWNWRGLDVVNAHERDPKVYVEGMRLAVDAVASGRLDPFPLFTSYPLEEMDRAFDAMRTRPDGFLKGVVTL, encoded by the coding sequence ATGGATGGCGCGGCGGTCGTCACGATGCGGGCGGCGGTGGTGGGGGGACCTCGGGGGACTCGCGTGGAGCGCGTGGCCCGGCCTGAACCCGGGCCCGGTCAGGTGCGGGTCCGGATGGAGGGATGTGGCGTCTGTGGCTCCAACCTTCCTGTCTGGGAAGGGCGTGAGTGGTTCCGCTACCCCCTGGCCCCCGGTGCTCCCGGACACGAGGGCTGGGGCGTCGTGGATGCCCTGGGCCCTGACGTCTCCGGCCTGAAGCCCGGCGACCGCGTGGCCATGCTGTCGTCCTCGGCCTTCGCCGAGTACGACCTGGCGGACGCGGCCTCAACGGTGGTGCTTCCTCCGTCGCTCGCGGGCAAGCCGTTCCCCGGCGAACCGCTGGGCTGCGCGATGAACATCTTCCGGCGCTCGGACATCCAGCCGGGCCAGACCGTCGCCATCATCGGCATCGGCTTCCTGGGCGCGGTGGTGACCCGGCTCGCGGCCAACGCGGGGGCTCGCGTCATCGCCATCACCCGCAGGCCCTGGGCGCTGGAGCTGGCTCGCGGATATGGCGCCACCGAGTGCATCCCCATGGATGACCACCACCGCATCATCGCCCGCGTGAAGGCCCTCACCGGGGACGCCCTCTGCGACCGCGTCATCGAGGCCGTCGGTGAGCAGTGGCCGCTGGACCTCGCGGCGGAGCTGACTCGCGAACGCGGGAAGCTCGTCATCGCGGGCTACCACCAGGACGGACCCCGGCAGGTGAACCTGCAATTGTGGAACTGGCGCGGGCTCGACGTCGTCAACGCCCACGAGCGCGACCCGAAGGTCTACGTCGAGGGCATGCGCCTGGCCGTGGACGCCGTCGCCTCCGGCCGGTTGGATCCGTTCCCCCTCTTCACCTCCTATCCGCTGGAGGAGATGGACCGCGCCTTCGACGCCATGCGCACGCGCCCGGACGGCTTCCTCAAGGGGGTCGTCACCCTATGA
- a CDS encoding DUF5060 domain-containing protein — MAPFTQGFRVWLWVVLLAGCAASRPPPEAPAPLQEVERFARFEVGFTVPGVTGAPDDVPVRARFVAPSGREVEVGGFPVTGGGFRVRFTPQEVGEYRYRVRAGTVEVASGRFMSRPSSRRGFVRRSRVSAHHLAWEDGTPFLPLGENRFNVYDPTWNHGQESSTEYIAGMAARGMNTLRIFIFTDCEREEPVPGPQPGCLEPRPGVFNPEVAAHYDAIFDAAERHGLQVIIALFAVGFTPGETWKSWEDNPYSTARGGPAAAPDDFFDRPELAERRLRYVLARFGASPAFLAVDLLNEPEWDGNVGEATWMPWAERLAATWHAEDPYGHLVTVGSVGLHWNVDGDERPWYASRQDDLLQWHLYGKEFYEVHALAAELTRKVAETWGYDKPILLGEFGYGGDDRQTYDHTHVGIWVTTFCGAGVLAHSAPPFTEDSDVPMTPERGRHFRVLADFLARLPSGPPLLPMASPTVSPTGTRAWAMGRPGLQALWVMGAKEGYGQSVSGAQVRLRLTPGQYRITWWNDVTGEVLGREQRLVMEPELVLSVPRFMRHAAGVVEAVP; from the coding sequence ATGGCGCCATTCACGCAGGGCTTCCGGGTGTGGCTGTGGGTCGTGCTGCTCGCGGGGTGCGCGGCTTCACGCCCACCGCCCGAAGCTCCGGCTCCGCTTCAGGAGGTGGAGCGCTTCGCGCGGTTCGAGGTCGGCTTCACGGTCCCCGGCGTTACGGGTGCCCCGGATGACGTCCCCGTGCGTGCTCGTTTCGTGGCGCCCTCCGGGCGGGAAGTCGAGGTGGGCGGTTTTCCCGTGACGGGTGGTGGCTTCCGCGTGCGCTTCACGCCCCAGGAGGTGGGCGAGTACCGCTACCGCGTCCGGGCGGGGACGGTGGAGGTCGCGTCAGGCCGGTTCATGTCCCGGCCGTCCTCGCGCCGGGGCTTCGTGCGCCGCAGCCGTGTCTCCGCGCATCACCTGGCATGGGAGGACGGCACGCCCTTCCTTCCCTTGGGAGAGAATCGCTTCAACGTCTACGACCCCACGTGGAATCACGGCCAGGAGTCCTCGACGGAGTACATCGCGGGCATGGCGGCGCGTGGGATGAACACCCTGCGCATCTTCATCTTCACCGACTGCGAGCGGGAGGAGCCGGTGCCCGGTCCGCAGCCCGGCTGCCTGGAGCCGCGCCCGGGTGTCTTTAATCCGGAGGTCGCTGCCCATTACGACGCCATCTTCGACGCCGCTGAACGGCACGGCCTCCAGGTGATCATCGCCCTCTTCGCGGTGGGCTTCACGCCGGGCGAGACGTGGAAGAGCTGGGAGGACAATCCCTACAGCACCGCGCGCGGCGGCCCGGCGGCCGCGCCGGATGACTTCTTCGACCGGCCGGAGTTGGCGGAGCGCCGGCTGCGCTATGTGCTCGCGCGCTTCGGCGCGTCGCCTGCGTTCCTGGCCGTGGACCTGCTCAACGAACCGGAGTGGGACGGCAACGTCGGTGAGGCGACGTGGATGCCCTGGGCGGAGCGGCTCGCGGCGACGTGGCATGCGGAGGATCCGTACGGGCATCTCGTCACGGTGGGCTCGGTGGGGCTGCACTGGAACGTCGATGGCGACGAGCGCCCCTGGTATGCGAGCCGGCAGGATGACCTCCTGCAATGGCACCTCTACGGCAAGGAGTTCTATGAGGTGCATGCGCTCGCGGCGGAGTTGACGCGGAAGGTGGCGGAGACGTGGGGCTACGACAAGCCCATCCTCCTGGGCGAGTTCGGCTATGGCGGCGATGACCGCCAGACGTACGACCACACGCACGTGGGCATCTGGGTCACGACCTTCTGCGGCGCGGGCGTGCTCGCGCACAGCGCGCCTCCCTTCACCGAGGATTCCGACGTGCCGATGACGCCGGAGCGGGGCCGGCACTTCCGCGTGCTGGCGGACTTCCTCGCTCGCCTGCCTTCAGGCCCGCCGCTCCTGCCGATGGCGTCACCCACCGTGTCGCCCACGGGCACGCGGGCGTGGGCCATGGGCCGCCCGGGATTGCAGGCGCTGTGGGTGATGGGCGCGAAGGAGGGCTATGGCCAGTCCGTGTCCGGTGCACAGGTCCGCCTGCGGTTGACGCCCGGGCAGTACCGCATCACCTGGTGGAACGACGTGACTGGCGAAGTGCTGGGCCGCGAGCAGCGCCTCGTGATGGAGCCGGAGTTGGTGCTCTCCGTGCCCCGGTTCATGCGTCACGCGGCTGGCGTGGTGGAAGCGGTGCCCTGA
- a CDS encoding protein-tyrosine phosphatase family protein: MSPPLPNTSQQAERPEPTQGRPALHHRGPLSSLHGLDALEREEVHMRVKERELNLDWVTPLLAVGGSYPMDAAAHLAQKLGVRHVVDVRVECQDDEHVLREHGITFLHLPTVDMRAIQLKMIHDGVAWIRARLASEQKVLIHCEHGIGRSALLALCVLVDQGMEPLAALELAKTRRPRVSPSPEQLGAFIEYTRDVHARGAVPWSVPTLEALGTIAYRHLRTGMETS, translated from the coding sequence ATGTCCCCACCCCTCCCCAACACCAGTCAGCAGGCCGAGCGCCCGGAGCCCACCCAAGGCCGCCCGGCCCTCCATCACCGCGGCCCCCTATCTTCCCTCCACGGCCTCGATGCGCTGGAGCGGGAGGAAGTGCACATGCGCGTGAAGGAGCGGGAGCTCAATCTCGACTGGGTGACGCCGCTGTTGGCGGTGGGCGGAAGCTATCCCATGGATGCCGCCGCGCATCTGGCCCAGAAGCTGGGCGTGCGTCATGTGGTGGATGTCCGGGTGGAGTGCCAGGACGACGAGCACGTGCTGCGAGAACACGGCATCACGTTCCTGCACCTGCCCACGGTGGACATGCGCGCCATCCAGTTGAAGATGATCCACGACGGAGTGGCGTGGATCCGTGCCCGGCTGGCGAGCGAACAGAAGGTCCTCATCCACTGCGAGCACGGCATCGGAAGGAGCGCGCTGCTGGCGTTGTGCGTGCTGGTGGATCAGGGGATGGAACCGCTCGCCGCGCTGGAGCTGGCCAAGACCCGGCGGCCCCGAGTGTCGCCCAGCCCGGAGCAACTGGGGGCCTTCATCGAGTACACGCGGGACGTGCACGCAAGGGGAGCCGTCCCGTGGTCGGTGCCCACGCTCGAAGCGCTGGGCACCATCGCCTACCGGCATCTGCGTACGGGCATGGAAACAAGCTGA
- a CDS encoding FadR/GntR family transcriptional regulator: MREASARRAAEMVRVGLVAYVEQQIEQDIALGRLPRNGRLASERVMAGWYGVCRGTVREALRRLAARGLVVQHPGRQARAVALDESLTLENLGLALHAARSEEGRRLLEGFFSLKRQVLVELLADCCANASESEIGRLESVCYALWDAARWHPGERCAQLEFELLRLAAQVAARPGHLLLIQSLQRAFRGIEARLLPFMGGEVLGQWARFAMHALNERDMQALQHQLPVLLKACDARLLDQVAPRPQAQVTPEVPHLQEDPLAALASNTAQDDGPAVLPCVETRAVGDLVSDPSACPPVQPSLVEPHGDAPRFRAVPGPEPTEPQAERVGGDVPDGSSAEGVPPEPCIRS; this comes from the coding sequence ATGCGCGAAGCATCGGCGAGAAGGGCGGCGGAGATGGTGAGGGTGGGGCTGGTGGCGTATGTGGAGCAGCAGATTGAGCAGGACATCGCGCTGGGGCGCCTGCCGAGGAACGGGCGGCTGGCCTCGGAGCGGGTGATGGCTGGCTGGTATGGCGTGTGCCGGGGCACGGTGCGCGAGGCCTTGAGGCGTCTGGCGGCACGGGGCCTCGTGGTGCAGCACCCCGGGCGCCAGGCGCGAGCGGTGGCGCTGGATGAATCGCTGACGCTGGAGAACCTGGGCCTGGCGCTGCATGCCGCGCGCTCCGAGGAGGGCCGGCGGCTGCTGGAGGGCTTCTTCAGCCTCAAGCGGCAGGTGCTGGTGGAGCTCCTGGCCGACTGCTGCGCGAACGCCTCCGAGTCGGAGATTGGCCGGTTGGAGTCCGTCTGCTACGCGCTCTGGGACGCGGCGCGCTGGCACCCCGGAGAGCGCTGCGCGCAGTTGGAGTTCGAGTTGCTGCGGCTGGCGGCCCAGGTGGCTGCGCGTCCCGGGCACCTGCTCCTCATCCAATCGCTGCAACGGGCCTTCAGGGGCATTGAGGCACGGCTGCTGCCCTTCATGGGCGGCGAAGTCCTGGGCCAGTGGGCCAGATTCGCGATGCATGCCCTGAACGAGCGTGACATGCAGGCGCTTCAGCACCAACTGCCGGTGTTGCTGAAGGCGTGTGATGCGCGGTTGCTCGACCAGGTCGCCCCACGTCCTCAGGCGCAGGTCACTCCCGAAGTGCCTCATCTTCAGGAGGATCCCCTCGCCGCTCTTGCATCAAACACCGCTCAAGACGATGGGCCTGCGGTACTCCCCTGCGTTGAGACGCGTGCGGTCGGCGACCTCGTGTCCGATCCCTCGGCCTGTCCTCCTGTGCAGCCCTCTCTTGTGGAACCCCACGGCGATGCGCCGCGTTTTCGCGCCGTCCCGGGACCCGAACCCACCGAACCCCAAGCTGAGCGCGTTGGCGGGGACGTCCCGGACGGTTCATCCGCAGAGGGAGTTCCACCCGAGCCCTGCATCCGCTCCTGA